One region of Camelina sativa cultivar DH55 chromosome 6, Cs, whole genome shotgun sequence genomic DNA includes:
- the LOC104790588 gene encoding uncharacterized protein LOC104790588 isoform X2, whose protein sequence is MRAIIELSVEEEPVIKKAKMTDIEEKKETCVDDGSCKNGQETKSNETKIEEVSVNDANIGKLPVLEVAKNDEAPGVEEKDICVDLGGIREECGSNPLVLRKKLLVLDLNGLLADVVSPLKDVKADINIGRRAIFKRPFCEEFLKFCFDKFEVGIWSSRKQNNVVRITDFLLGDMKNKLLFCWDMSYCATTTVGSLENKHKYVVFKDLNRLWEKHDPNLPWQMGYYNQSNTVLLDDSPYKALLNPPYTAIFPHSYNHQNKTDTSLGNGGDLRLHLQRLVEAENVQEFIKNNPFGQEAITEASESWEFYRETIRMLHVPAQIYILRNLIR, encoded by the exons ATGAGAGCAATTATTGAATTATCTGTTGAAGAGGAACCTGTGATTAAGAAAGCTAAAATGACTG atattgaagagaagaaagagacttGTGTTGATGATGGAAGCTGCAAAAATGGCCAAGAAACCAAATCTAATGAGACAAAGATTGAGGAAGTTTCGGTGAATGATGCAAACATAGGAAAGCTTCCTGTTTTAGAGGTGGCTAAGAATGATGAAGCTCCTGGGGTAGAGGAGAAAGATATTTGTGTTGATTTGGGTGGAATCAGAGAAGAGTGTGGATCAAATCCATTGGTGTTAAGGAAaaaacttcttgttcttgatcttAATGGGTTGCTTGCTGATGTAGTCTCTCCTCTCAAAGATGTTAAAGCAGACATTAATATTGGAAGAAGGGCTA TTTTCAAGAGACCTTTttgtgaagagtttctgaaGTTCTGTTTTGACAAGTTTGAAGTTGGTATATGGTCATCGAGAAAGCA GAACAATGTTGTAAGAATTACTGACTTCTTGCTTGGTGATATGAAGAATAAACTGTTGTTCTGCTGG GACATGTCTTATTGTGCTACGACGACTGTTGGCTCTCTTGAAAATAAGCACAAATATGTGGTGTTCAAGGATCTAAACCGGCTTTGGGAGAAACACGATCCAAATCTACCGTGGCAAATGGGTTATTACAACCAATCCAACACGGTTTTGCTTGATGATTCTCCTTACAAGGCTTTGCTTAATCca CCATATACAGCGATATTCCCTCATTCATACAATCATCAGAACAAGACAGACACATCCTTAG GTAATGGTGGTGATCTGAGACTTCATCTTCAGAGGTTGGTAGAAGCTGAAAATGTTCAAGAGTTCATCAAGAACAACCCTTTTGGTCAAGAAGCTATTACAGAAGCAAGTGAATCTTGGGAGTTTTACAGAGAGACGATTCGTATGCTACATGTACCTGctcaaatatacatattaagaaacTTGATACGGTAG
- the LOC104790588 gene encoding uncharacterized protein LOC104790588 isoform X1 produces the protein MRAIIELSVEEEPVIKKAKMTGNVENTYEVPIMLSSHTETAVEGNVVVPLLDIEEKKETCVDDGSCKNGQETKSNETKIEEVSVNDANIGKLPVLEVAKNDEAPGVEEKDICVDLGGIREECGSNPLVLRKKLLVLDLNGLLADVVSPLKDVKADINIGRRAIFKRPFCEEFLKFCFDKFEVGIWSSRKQNNVVRITDFLLGDMKNKLLFCWDMSYCATTTVGSLENKHKYVVFKDLNRLWEKHDPNLPWQMGYYNQSNTVLLDDSPYKALLNPPYTAIFPHSYNHQNKTDTSLGNGGDLRLHLQRLVEAENVQEFIKNNPFGQEAITEASESWEFYRETIRMLHVPAQIYILRNLIR, from the exons ATGAGAGCAATTATTGAATTATCTGTTGAAGAGGAACCTGTGATTAAGAAAGCTAAAATGACTGGTAACGTAGAGAATACTTACGAGGTTCCTATTATGTTGTCTTCGCATACCGAAACAGCTGTTGAAGGGAATGTTGTAGTTCCTTTGTTAGatattgaagagaagaaagagacttGTGTTGATGATGGAAGCTGCAAAAATGGCCAAGAAACCAAATCTAATGAGACAAAGATTGAGGAAGTTTCGGTGAATGATGCAAACATAGGAAAGCTTCCTGTTTTAGAGGTGGCTAAGAATGATGAAGCTCCTGGGGTAGAGGAGAAAGATATTTGTGTTGATTTGGGTGGAATCAGAGAAGAGTGTGGATCAAATCCATTGGTGTTAAGGAAaaaacttcttgttcttgatcttAATGGGTTGCTTGCTGATGTAGTCTCTCCTCTCAAAGATGTTAAAGCAGACATTAATATTGGAAGAAGGGCTA TTTTCAAGAGACCTTTttgtgaagagtttctgaaGTTCTGTTTTGACAAGTTTGAAGTTGGTATATGGTCATCGAGAAAGCA GAACAATGTTGTAAGAATTACTGACTTCTTGCTTGGTGATATGAAGAATAAACTGTTGTTCTGCTGG GACATGTCTTATTGTGCTACGACGACTGTTGGCTCTCTTGAAAATAAGCACAAATATGTGGTGTTCAAGGATCTAAACCGGCTTTGGGAGAAACACGATCCAAATCTACCGTGGCAAATGGGTTATTACAACCAATCCAACACGGTTTTGCTTGATGATTCTCCTTACAAGGCTTTGCTTAATCca CCATATACAGCGATATTCCCTCATTCATACAATCATCAGAACAAGACAGACACATCCTTAG GTAATGGTGGTGATCTGAGACTTCATCTTCAGAGGTTGGTAGAAGCTGAAAATGTTCAAGAGTTCATCAAGAACAACCCTTTTGGTCAAGAAGCTATTACAGAAGCAAGTGAATCTTGGGAGTTTTACAGAGAGACGATTCGTATGCTACATGTACCTGctcaaatatacatattaagaaacTTGATACGGTAG
- the LOC104790589 gene encoding putative methylesterase 11, chloroplastic — protein sequence MGNLCSLFAPPKPVKKKRPITKRQSSTGSRSGLNSNRVRSSSSSRRDNKFEDAVIQEHALAAAAILFRQQNGGGSLPFDRSASQRYPGSCSKKNQLPRSSSSRSRSSTDPLLQPHQFLNQGVKLDDLETNHFVLIHGGGFGAWCWYKTIALLEEDGFKVTAIDLAGCGINSFNINSIASLSQYVKPLTDVLGKLPIREKVILVGHDFGGACISYAMELFPSKISKAVYLAAAMLTNGQSTLDMFSLKAGQNDLMRKAQIFIYTNGNENPPTAIDLDKSLLKDLLFNQSPSKDVALASVSIRSIPFAPVLEKLSLSDANYGSVRRYYIETLEDNAIPVTLQENMINSSPPEKVYRLKGSDHAPFFSKPQALHKLLLEIARITPT from the exons ATGGGAAATCTCTGTTCTTTGTTTGCTCCGCCTAAACCCGTGAAAAAGAAACGACCCATCACGAAACGACAATCTTCTACCGGTTCCAGGTCGGGTCTTAATAGCAACCGGGtcaggtcttcttcttcttctagaagAGACAACAAGTTCGAAGACGCTGTGATTCAAGAACACGctcttgctgctgctgctatcTTGTTCCGACAGCAGAACGGCGGAGGATCTTTGCCGTTTGATCGGTCGGCGTCTCAGCGTTATCCTGGTTCTTGTTCGAAGAAGAATCAGTTGCCTCGTAGCTCGAGTTCGAGGTCAAGGTCTTCTACAGATCCTCTGTTACAGCCTCACCAGTTTCTTAATCAG GGTGTGAAGCTAGATGACTTAGAAACAAACCATTTTGTCCTCATCCATGGAGGAGGATTTGGCGCTTGGTGTTGGTACAAAACCATTGCACTTCTTGAGGAAGATGGTTTCAAAGTTACCGCTATAGACTTAGCTGGTTGCGGTATTAACTCATTCAACATAAATAGCATTGCCAGTTTGTCTCAGTATGTGAAGCCACTTACCGATGTTCTCGGAAAGCTTCCCATAAGAGAGAAG GTGATCTTGGTCGGTCACGATTTTGGTGGAGCTTGTATATCTTATGCAATGGAACTGTTTCCTTCAAAGATTTCAAAAGCGGTTTACCTCGCTGCAGCAATGTTAACCAACGGTCAAAGCACACTCGATATGTTCTCCCTTAAG GCTGGTCAGAACGATTTAATGAGGAAAGCACAGATTTTTATCTACACAAATGGTAATGAAAACCCTCCAACCGCAATTGACTTAGACAAATCTCTTCTCAAAGACCTTTTGTTTAACCAAAGCCCTTCAAAGGACGTTGCATTGGCTTCTGTATCAATAAGGTCAATCCCATTTGCGCCGGTTCTTgagaaactctctctctcagatGCTAACTACGGATCAGTTAGACGGTACTACATAGAGACGCTAGAAGACAATGCCATACCAGTGACTCTCcaagaaaacatgatcaataGTAGTCCACCTGAAAAAGTTTACCGGTTAAAAGGCTCTGACCATGCTCCTTTCTTCTCCAAGCCACAAGCTTTACATAAACTTCTACTTGAGATAGCCAGGATCACCCCTACTTAA
- the LOC104790590 gene encoding protein RALF-like 27, producing the protein MTKSFFSYSIFFNVSLLLLLLVEASTTTSARKVTSDLRYNGCAPGDTIKECITAGIEDDEGGVEAVVRRILQQRRYLSYETLQKQPTCDGRIAGNCIGTVNPRGSTCTYYQRCKRAV; encoded by the coding sequence ATGACCAAATCATTTTTCTCCTATTCGATCTTCTTCAAtgtctctcttctcctccttctcctcgtGGAGGCTTCGACAACCACATCGGCCAGAAAAGTCACTAGCGACTTGAGATATAACGGATGTGCCCCAGGAGACACCATCAAAGAATGCATAACCGCGGGAATAGAGGATGATGAGGGAGGAGTTGAGGCTGTGGTGAGGCGGATTCTACAACAACGAAGGTATTTAAGCTACGAAACTCTGCAGAAACAGCCGACTTGTGATGGTAGAATCGCCGGTAATTGCATAGGAACTGTTAATCCAAGAGGATCAACTTGTACTTACTACCAGAGATGCAAACGTGCAGTCTAA
- the LOC109124587 gene encoding COBRA-like protein 2 isoform X2 — translation MVIYFSRISVLLLFLCSWNSFITTAYDALDPTGNITIKWDIMSWTPDGYVAVVTIFNFQQYRHIQAPGWQLGWSWRKKEVIWSMVGAQATEQGDCSKFKGNIPHCCKKTPTIVDLLPGTPYTQQISNCCRGGVISSWAQDPATAISSFQISVGQSGTTNTTVRAPRNVTLKGPGPGYTCGPAQIVKPSKFISADKRRKTQALFTWNITCTYSQFLARKTPTCCVSLSSFYNETIVPCPTCSCGCQNSSQPGSCVDPKIASVVPASRKNSLEPLLQCTKHMCPIRVHWHVKTNYKEYWRVKVAITNFNYNMNYSQWNLVVQHPNFDNITQLFSFNYKPLTPYADINDTAMLWGVKFYNDLLSQAGPVGNVQSELLFRKDPSKFTFEKGWGFPRRIYFNGDNCVMPSPDSYPWLPNATPNLATSPFIILLIAFFSFLILM, via the exons ATGGTCATTTACTTCTCAAGAATCTcggttttgcttttgtttctctgttcttggaaCAGTTTCATTACAACAG CTTATGATGCACTTGATCCAACTGGAAACATTACCATAAAATGGGATATTATGTCCTGGACTCCTGATGGTTATGTG GCTGTTGTAACAATCTTCAATTTCCAACAATACCGTCACATTCAAGCGCCCGGGTGGCAATTAGGATGGAGTTGGAGGAAGAAGGAAGTTATATGGAGTATGGTTGGTGCGCAAGCAACAGAACAAGGAGATTGTTCTAAGTTCAAGGGTAACATTCCTCATTGTTGCAAGAAAACTCCAACCATTGTTGACTTGTTACCGGGAACTCCTTACACCCAACAGATATCCAACTGTTGTAGAGGCGGTGTGATTAGCTCGTGGGCACAAGATCCAGCAACTGCGATTTCTTCGTTTCAGATTAGTGTTGGTCAATCTGGAACGACTAATACGACGGTTAGAGCGCCTAGGAACGTCACTTTGAAGGGACCAGGACCTGGTTACACTTGCGGACCTGCGCAAATCGTTAAGCCTAGCAAATTCATTTCTGCGGATAAACGAAGAAAGACTCAGGCCTTGT TTACATGGAACATTACGTGCACGTACTCACAGTTTCTAGCACGGAAAACTCCGACTTGTTGTGTCTCACTCTCATCTTTCTACAATGAAACTATAGTACCATGCCCAACTTGTTCTTGTGGATGTCAAAATAGTTCTCAACCTGGTTCATGTGTCGA CCCGAAGATAGCTTCGGTAGTACCAGCTTCAAGGAAGAACAGCCTCGAACCACTTTTACAATGTACGAAGCATATGTGTCCCATCCGAGTTCATTGGCATGTCAAAACTAACTACAAAGAGTACTGGCGAGTGAAGGTGGCAATCACAAACTTTAACTACAATATGAACTACTCGCAGTGGAACTTAGTCGTTCAGCATCCCAACTTTGACAATATCACTCAGCTTTTCAGCTTTAACTACAAACCTCTTACTCCTTACGCTGACATAA ATGACACGGCCATGCTTTGGGGAGTCAAGTTCTACAACGATCTGTTGAGCCAAGCTGGTCCCGTAGGCAATGTACAGTCTGAGCTTCTCTTCCGAAAGGACCCGTCAAAGTTCACATTCGAGAAAGGATGGGGGTTTCCGAGGCGCATTTACTTCAATGGTGATAACTGCGTCATGCCATCTCCAGACTCTTATCCATGGCTTCCGAACGCTACTCCAAACCTTGCAACCTCGCCATTCATTATACTTCTCAtcgctttcttttctttcttgattcttaTGTAA
- the LOC109124587 gene encoding COBRA-like protein 2 isoform X1, whose product MVIYFSRISVLLLFLCSWNSFITTEAYDALDPTGNITIKWDIMSWTPDGYVAVVTIFNFQQYRHIQAPGWQLGWSWRKKEVIWSMVGAQATEQGDCSKFKGNIPHCCKKTPTIVDLLPGTPYTQQISNCCRGGVISSWAQDPATAISSFQISVGQSGTTNTTVRAPRNVTLKGPGPGYTCGPAQIVKPSKFISADKRRKTQALFTWNITCTYSQFLARKTPTCCVSLSSFYNETIVPCPTCSCGCQNSSQPGSCVDPKIASVVPASRKNSLEPLLQCTKHMCPIRVHWHVKTNYKEYWRVKVAITNFNYNMNYSQWNLVVQHPNFDNITQLFSFNYKPLTPYADINDTAMLWGVKFYNDLLSQAGPVGNVQSELLFRKDPSKFTFEKGWGFPRRIYFNGDNCVMPSPDSYPWLPNATPNLATSPFIILLIAFFSFLILM is encoded by the exons ATGGTCATTTACTTCTCAAGAATCTcggttttgcttttgtttctctgttcttggaaCAGTTTCATTACAACAG AAGCTTATGATGCACTTGATCCAACTGGAAACATTACCATAAAATGGGATATTATGTCCTGGACTCCTGATGGTTATGTG GCTGTTGTAACAATCTTCAATTTCCAACAATACCGTCACATTCAAGCGCCCGGGTGGCAATTAGGATGGAGTTGGAGGAAGAAGGAAGTTATATGGAGTATGGTTGGTGCGCAAGCAACAGAACAAGGAGATTGTTCTAAGTTCAAGGGTAACATTCCTCATTGTTGCAAGAAAACTCCAACCATTGTTGACTTGTTACCGGGAACTCCTTACACCCAACAGATATCCAACTGTTGTAGAGGCGGTGTGATTAGCTCGTGGGCACAAGATCCAGCAACTGCGATTTCTTCGTTTCAGATTAGTGTTGGTCAATCTGGAACGACTAATACGACGGTTAGAGCGCCTAGGAACGTCACTTTGAAGGGACCAGGACCTGGTTACACTTGCGGACCTGCGCAAATCGTTAAGCCTAGCAAATTCATTTCTGCGGATAAACGAAGAAAGACTCAGGCCTTGT TTACATGGAACATTACGTGCACGTACTCACAGTTTCTAGCACGGAAAACTCCGACTTGTTGTGTCTCACTCTCATCTTTCTACAATGAAACTATAGTACCATGCCCAACTTGTTCTTGTGGATGTCAAAATAGTTCTCAACCTGGTTCATGTGTCGA CCCGAAGATAGCTTCGGTAGTACCAGCTTCAAGGAAGAACAGCCTCGAACCACTTTTACAATGTACGAAGCATATGTGTCCCATCCGAGTTCATTGGCATGTCAAAACTAACTACAAAGAGTACTGGCGAGTGAAGGTGGCAATCACAAACTTTAACTACAATATGAACTACTCGCAGTGGAACTTAGTCGTTCAGCATCCCAACTTTGACAATATCACTCAGCTTTTCAGCTTTAACTACAAACCTCTTACTCCTTACGCTGACATAA ATGACACGGCCATGCTTTGGGGAGTCAAGTTCTACAACGATCTGTTGAGCCAAGCTGGTCCCGTAGGCAATGTACAGTCTGAGCTTCTCTTCCGAAAGGACCCGTCAAAGTTCACATTCGAGAAAGGATGGGGGTTTCCGAGGCGCATTTACTTCAATGGTGATAACTGCGTCATGCCATCTCCAGACTCTTATCCATGGCTTCCGAACGCTACTCCAAACCTTGCAACCTCGCCATTCATTATACTTCTCAtcgctttcttttctttcttgattcttaTGTAA